The genomic segment GAGCTGGACGTGGCTCCCAGAGGGCTCAGCTGAGGTGGAGACAGTGGAGACAGGCAGTGGAGGAGGATGAGAGGAGAGGCCAGGATGAGCTCAGAGGAGAGAGGTGACAAGAAGTGACCCACAGAAGTGCCCACACCTGATGGCGCTGGGAGGCATGTTTGAGAGAGCACAGAAGAAGGGGAGAGAGCGATCAGCAGGAGCGGCATGAGGTGGGGCCGCAGCGGCACgcagccccatccctgctccctggGACACGCTGCAGCTGAACCCAGCCGCCCCGCACCCAGCACGCCTCGCCTGGGACCAGGCACGCAGCCGCAGCCAGACACTGGGGCCTCTGCGAGCTCCGGGGCCGCGGCTCAGCCCGGGAGGCCGGGGCATCCCTCCTCCCTGGCACGTCAGGATGGGGAAGCACTAGGTGCCCGTCCCGCCCAGAGAGCGCCGGGGAAGGCAGATTTCTGCCTGAAGGCTGGCCAGCGTTCTCCACAGCAAAGGCctcagtgcagcagctgcctCTGTCTGCCCGCACTGCTGGGGGGTGCCGGGTCCAGCACCCACCTCGCACCGCTGACTGCCTCgcctgcagccggccggctctgGCAGACAAGAGGCCAGCTCCACGCCTGCCTCTGCTCCGCTCCACTCCCCAGGGGCTCTCCCCGCtgccccagcggtgctcgggaCTCACCATTCATCTGGGATGGCGAGAGGGCGTAGTCCCTGTCCGTGTAGCGCCAGCTGCCCTTCAGGCTGCGGCTCTGCCGGCCGGAGGCCTCCAGCATGCTGACGATATCCCCGCGGTCGATATTCCTCAGCGCCGTGTACAGGCTCTCGACTGCAGGGAGACGTCAGTGTCGTCAAGCGGCAGGGCAGGCCGACGGCTGGGGACACAGCTGTACCCCCGccgccctcaaggcagccaggtGTGCGTAAAACGGCTGGGTAAATGCAGCCGGGGACCCCGCGCGGGCAGGCACGGGTGTGCTACGCGGCCGCTGTGCACAGCCAGCACGGCCGTGCCCGCAGGCGTAACGCCCCGCGGGTGCGCGCGCCGGTGCTGGGGGGCCCTGCGCCTGGGTCCGAGAGAGCCGGCTCGGGGGACCTGCCCCAGCTCCGCGCAGAGGGCGCCAAGCTACCCCAGCTGCTCCCAGAGATCAGGGAGGGGACAGCGCTGCTGGGCCAGAGCTGTGGCCCCGAGCAGACcccagcagcaagggctggccaCCTCGCAGGGCCACCGCCAAGCTGCGGCGGGTGGCGGGCAGCGGGTACTCACCCTTGGCATCCTTGCCCTCGCGGCTGACCCAGAGGTTGAGCAAGGCCatgctctgctccagcagggagTTGGGGTTCTCCACACGTATCCTGTTGATGTCATCCACCCCAAACTGCAGTTCACGTGCCAGCTCTGGGGGAGACACCACATCTAAGCATCGCACACAGGCACCAGCCGCCAGCTCATGAGCTGAGAAGGCTAAGGATGTCACGAGGGGCTCAGCCAGACCCAGCACAGTCCCCTCATACAGCCAAACACAGCAGAACGTGCAGGAGCGGGAGCTGGGAGAGGCCAGAGGTTGAAGTCCCTCTGCcgaggctggctgcagccagctcagCAGTGTCTCAGGCTGAGGAGAAGCATGAATGCTGCTGCTGGGTGTGCGGCTGCAGTGAGGGTGCTGGGCCCGTGTTGCTGGTGCTCACCACTTACACCTCGGCTCTGGAACAGCAGCAAGGCTTACCACTCAGAGCAAAACCCCAGCCTGGCATCCGTGTGCATGCTTTGCATTGCATGCACAGCTGCAGGTAGGCTCCTTTCAGTGCCAACGTATGTTCACAGGTTAGCAGAAGCGCTGGGACCTGCACAGCCAGCCTGTCAGAGGAGCTAGCGCGGACTGCATGCATACAAGCTGCACCAGGGACCGGCTCTCAGCAAGACTCCCCTGGACAGCACAAAGCAAACTCTTCCCAGTAGCATGTTTCCAGCCACGTTAAGTGCCAGGTTTCAGAGGAGCCTCGTGCATCGCCTGAGTCTGCGTGGCGTCGACTCACCTGCCCAGCTGAGGCCCAGCTGTTCCGCTATATCAACTATCTTCTGGTCTGCCCTGTCTGTGCTGCTCAGAGAGCctggaggagaagagggaagtCACGGCTTCACCGACGCAGGGCCctgcgccggcgggggggggaggtaaAAGCGTTGCCAGCTGCAGGGCTCTGCGCAGACCTGGAGGCATTGCGCTCGCCTTTCAGGACACCACAGGGCAGGGCCCAGGGAACCACTAGGGAGAGGGAACCTGCCCGGAGTGCGAGCATGACAGGGTCAGCCTTTTCACCCGGCCTGGGCATCCCTACCCCTGGGTGCGGGTGACGGGAGGGCTTGGACAGGCCCGCAGGCTGCGTACCGAGGCTGCTCTCACTGAGGATGCTGTATCTCTCCCGCAGAGCCAACGGCGTCAGCGTCCTCCTCCGCTCCTCACTGCCACCTCCCTGCGCAAGGTGACAGACCAAGGGGTTACCAGCCTGCAGAGacagggcagcagctctgccctgaCACCACCACTTCTCCCAAAGCCCTGGGAGAGCACAGCGTGGCCCCTTGgagcagctggggaaggaaaGTCAACCAGCAAGTGCCGTTCCCTGTGCCTGAAGGAGGGAAAGGCCCCCTCCGCCTCGTCCCAGGAGTGCCTGAGACACGGCACTGACCTTGGTGCAGGGCGGCACGCTGATGTTCAGGTGGCAAAGAACGTGCTGCAGGTCCTCATACTTCATGGCCTTGCGCAGGAATGACAGGGAGCCGCTGGCTTCCCGGCTGCTGTCCCGCACCTGCACAGCGAGAGCCGGGGTAGCTGGGCCCACGCAGGGCAGGAGCGGGgaccgcgctgcagctcagccccgggccctgcccctACCTTGATAGGGATGGCAAGACGGTTCTCCCGGAAGGACTGGAAGAGGAAGGTGCGTGGCTGTGCAGCCTTCTTCACAGGCACCAGGTTGCCCGAAAGCTCCACGTGTAGAGGCATTCCCTCCACCACCTGGCAGGGGAGCAGAAAACAGGCTCAGCCCCTCCACAGCCAGCGCTGCTTCCCGATCCCCTGGACAGGCACAGGTAACTCCCGGCTCTCCTCCCTGGATCAGGGCCAGGCCCTCCACAGGCATCGGTCTCCGCTCCAGGGCAGTCCTCACCCTGCCGCCCCCCAAGCATGCCGCTGGGGACATACCTCAATGTCCCGGCTGCGGGCCACCTCCGTGAAGTTCTCGTGCTGCTCCAAAGTCTTGTCGACCTTGTCGTCGGTCATGCAGTAGCAGCGCAGCCGGCCTTCCCGCACGTCGTTCATCTTGGCGAACACCACAAATTTGGCCATGTAGGGCACAGCTGTCAGCTCCTTGTACAGCGTGGTGGCGAAGTGCACGGCCTCAGCTGTGCGCGGGCAGTCTGCCAGCCAGAACCTGCAGGAGGGCTGGGTCAGAGGGACTGCGGGGGCTGCCGGGTCCGTGGCCCCAAGAGAGCTGACCCCACCCCCAGCCTGGTAACAAACTGCACCGCACAGGgtgcccccagcagccctgggcacaggggcAGCACAACCCAAGGAAGGTATCGCCCCGGCACAGGGAGCGCCCGCTCCCCTCTGCACGCCCGGTTGTCACACGTTTCCCGATGCGTGCAGAGGTAGCATGGGGCAGGTCTCAACCGCCCTGCACATGGGAATGTGGCAGCACCAAGGAGACTGTGAGCACAGAGGCTGCACCCCAGGGTGGCCCAAAGTCAGCAGATGCCCCCTGTTCACCACCTGCCCACCCATGGCTCACCTGGCAGACACGTTGGTGGTAAAGTTAGCACACTCGTTGGCATAGACCAGCTTCGTGGTGCCTGTTATGTCTTCCCACTGAGCCTGGGCTGTCCCTCCTGCAGCAGAAAGCAAGGGTGAGCAAGCTGCCTCTCCTTAAGCCTGAGCCCTGCGTTCCCCTGACACTTGCTCTCTCCACTTCGCTGCTGTGATCTGTCCTTAGTTCCCGGGAGCTGCATCCCACGCAGGCCGCCCAGCCCGTCCCCACCGGAGAACACTTTCCCTGCGTGGCAGGGCTGGGCAGCCTCACCGATGACGCTGCAGAGCAGGCGCAGGCTGGTGGTATCGCCCTCGCCACTGTCCCGGGGGCTGTCCTTCCAGGAGGGCGGCAGCGGGATGCGGAGGCCGATGGGGCGGTGGAATTTCCTCCGGCGTGGCTCCACTGTGACGATGGGGCTGAAGGTCGCCTGGTTCCCCAGCAGCTTGGTCACCAGCTCGTCGGGCACGGGCTGTGCCTGTGGGCAGCGCGGGTGGGTGTCGGGGCTGGGCCCATGCGCGGGgcagccccgagccccgcggGAGCGCAGCCCGGCTCCTGAGCAGGCTTGCTGGAGCCCCCAGGGCTCACCTGCAGGGCCAGCTTCACCCTCTTGGTGACAGCCGTCTCCGGGAAGGTGGCCTGCACCATGGGCACCAGCGTGCTTTTCAAACACCCTCCCTCGGGGCCGATCAGGTCGCAGTCCTGACAAACCCGGGACATGATCACGAAGTAGAGAGGGAAGTCTGTGGTGACGATGCGGCAgatcctcctcttctccagctcctCTTGGCTGTCCAGCTCTGCAAAGGCAGCACAGCGACCAGAGCGCGGGGCCCAGCCGCACACCAGGCCCCTGGCCCTCATCTGCCGGATCCTCTGAGCCGCACCGACCCTGCCGTGCCGCGCTCAGCACCAACCCCGCCGCCTCGCGctggggcccggcccggccccggccccggccccgccgcagccccctcgTGCCGACGCTGCGCCCCGCCAACGCCGCGTCCCCGCCGGCCTGGCACGCTCACCTTCGTCCATGCCGTTGAGCAGCTGCTCCAGGCAGCTCTCCTCGCAGCGGCTGCGGTGCTCCTTCCAGACGGAGCCGTTCTCACTGCGCAGCACCACCAGCTCGCGGTCCCCGCGCCCGTGCGAGGCGAAGTGCGGGATCTCCACGATCACGGGGCTGCGGGCGGCAGAGGGACGGCGCTCGCACCCACACCCTGCCCGCCCGGACGCCCCGCCGGCGAGCGGCCCCCCGCCAACACCCGGGCAGAGCCCTTCACCCGCTCCCAACGGACTccggaggaggagggcaggaccCCGCACAcccctccccggggcggggggctgctcTGCGCCGGCGGgaccctgcttgtgaggtctttTCCCGCGGTGGCACAGCCACGGCGCTGCTACCCTGCAACAACCCGCCCGGCAGCGCGCCGCCCCTGGCCTGGGCGCACCTTGCTGGCCAGCCCCTGCCGCAGGACGTGGCGGGGACGTTCCCGCACCGGACCTTCCACGGGCAGGAACCGGCACAGGTCCTGCCGGcagctggcagagccccggggagCCAAGATGCGTCCCCAGtgctggcagagccccggggccgccgcaccagccccccccccccgcgctcacctCAGAAACTGGGCGCCGGCGGGCCCCAGGGCGATGATCCGGCTGGCCAGGCCCTCCTCCTCGGCCAGCGGCGGGGGAGCCGGCAGCTTCTGGGGCTTCACCAGGCGGCAGGTGATGCGAGTCGGGGCGGCGCAGGCGCGGGGCGGGATGACCACGCGCAGCCCGTTGTGCCGGCTGCCCCGCATGGAGCCGCCGCGGGCGTCCACCATGAAGCTCACCAGGAACCTGAGGGGCAGAGACGCGGCAGGCGGGCGGACGCGCTCCAGCCGGGCCCGCGGGTGCCGGGCGCGTGCCGGCCGCAGGGGCCGGGCGCTCACCCTGTGTGCACGGGACTGGCCACCGGGCTGATGTTGTCCGAGGTCTCCGTGGCAGGGCTGCTGGGGATCAGCGAGTCCTCGTCGAACTCCTTGGAGGGCTGCGGGAGACGGGCAGCCCCGCTAGATGCGGCTCCTGCCTGGGGGCCCTGACCCCACCTGCCCTTCCCACACCACCACGCAgggacgcccccccccccccccccgcagcccccatcACGCGCAGGCCCCGCTCTCGCCCCACGCTGcaggctgtgcccagcagccGCGGGCAGCACGGGCAGCCGCGTGCCAGGAACGCCCCGGCGCTGGGGGCCGTGACGGCCCTGTGCCTTGCGCTCACCTCCTGCGGGGGAACCGAGGGTGCATGCAGCACACTGACTTGCTCGGCTTCTGCCTCGATAGCTCCTACCTGCTCGGGCTCCTCTGCTCTGGTCACCACAGTTTCGGGTGGGACGTGGGGGATCTGCAGGACGGCTGGAGACTCCACTCTGTGCAGGAGAGGACACGGTGGTCGCTGCAGCAACGGACCCTCAGGCCCCTGAGCACCCCTAGCCTAACTCCAAGGAAcaccagggctgcagggcacaggggGACTCTGCAGCAGCCCCCGGTCCTGGTGCTGCCCAGCACCAGCTGTGCTCGCGATGCCAGGATGCTCAGCACTATCTGCTGCCCAGCATTCTCCCTTCCTGCCCCCAGCACCCggccagccccctgccctgcagctgctccctccccgCCATCCAGGGCCTCTTACATTTGTTCCAGTGTCGTCTCGGTCACAAACTCCAGCACCTCCCTCTTGCCCTCCTGGTCCCCGGCATCGAGTGTCTTGGGCGTGGGTGCGATCAGCTCCTCCTCTGAAACCAAGGGCTGGCTCAGCACACAGCGGGGCGGAAGGACGGGGAGCACAGGTGCCCTCCCTCCGGGCTTGAGCCAGCAGGACCCTGCTCTGCTCCCGCTGCTGGCCTCACCAAGCACTTGGACCTCAGCAGCCACAGGCCCGCTTCGCCCTCGGCTAGATGGGCTCTGTGCTGGCCACAGCGAGGCCCACGGCGCGGGTTAGTGTGGCAGGAGCTGCGATAGCTGTTGGGAGCCTGGGCAGCCAGACAGCCCCTTTCCTGCAGCACCCAAGCACAGAGCAGGGCCCACTGGGGACACTCCATGGTTGGTGCTGGGGACAAGAGTGAGGACAGGGCTGGTGCCGCAGGAAGGATGCTGTAACAATGCTGAGTGCATCAGCGCACCCCTCGCTGGAGACACGGCCCCTGTCCCACACTACCCGCTGGCCCAGTTAATGCTTGCTGAGGAACCGACCAAGGCTCGGCTTTTGCTAACGCCCTAGGGGAAAGGGTCCAGCTCCTCCCAAAGCAAGGAGCTAGCCCCAGGGCGAGGGGCAGGGGACCAGGGCAGCATGGAGACCCTCCCAGCGCTCCCATTCATGGGCAGAAGTCTTCCCCCCATCCTCGGCCAGAATGGCACAGGGCGGTCGTGGGCTGGCACCAGTGCTCGGCAGAGCTAGAGCCAGAGCCCGAGATGCCAGAGGGACGGTCCCATTCATGCAGTCACACCACAGCGAGCAGCACAGACAGACGGGCAGGGCGGGATGGCAGGGCCTGTGCCGCAGAGCACCAGCTCATCAGCAAGGCTCAGCGGATGGATGTGGCGTGCAGATGGTTAGTGGCTGTGGGGTGAAATGGGCCACTGAGCCAGGGCATAGGGACACACGTTTCATACCCATTACAGTGACGTGAGCAGTGCCTGCAAAGTAAGAAGAGGCAAAGGTGAGGTGTTGGTGGGAGGGAGCACAAGGTGTCCAgcggcagaggggctgggaggggtagcgcccgggggagcagggcactgcAGGATGCTCTGCGTGCCCGGGGCTCCCTGTGAGGGCTTTGCCCCCGGGGCATGGAGAGGTGCAGGCACATACATCTCTCTTGCACAGTGCAGGGAAGTGTGTTGGCCAGAAGGTGCCACCCAGGAGTCCCATGggctccccccttcctccccgcgAGACCTCCACGGGGCCATCCAGCTCCCGGACCCTGCCCGGCAGAAACACCTGCGCCCATCCCCGGGGCTCCTGCCTGCCGCACCGGCCAGCCAGCAGATCCCTGGGGCGGTGCAACCCCAGCTCCGACCCCTCACCTTCATCCTCTGACACATCCAGAATCTCGTCTACAGTCTCCGGGAAGCTCATGCGATGCTTTTCACTGACCGGCTGCAAGGGCAGAGGGGAGTCAGAGCAGGCCTGCACTTTGCTGTGCAGCCACCCACAGCTGGGAtccccagccctgcgctggcTACCCGGCGCTCGACGCTGGCTAGGCAATGCTGCCAGCGGGGGTTCAGCTGTGTCCAGCCAGCCTCTGACGCCGGAGCAAGCCCACGGCGGCTGTCTGGGGCTTGCTGCCTGGCTGAGGGCAGCAGACGCCTGCCTGGTtgcctccagccccagccctcctccGTAGGGTTCTGGGCCCAGACAGCCCCATCCTCCAGGGACTCACCAGGATGCTGGTTTCCTCTGTGACGATCTTCAGCACATCCGTGACAGAAATGTAGCCAAGGCGCTTTGCGATGGCCAGAGGCGTGGTGCCATTCTGCGCAAGGAGACAGGACGGGGGTCAGCTGCAGCGTGGGGAAGCCCTGGCGGGTGGGCATCTGAGCTTGCCCCAGGGCGAGCGGGGGGCCCAAGTGCTGTACTCACTGTGCTGATCTCGTTGGGAGAGGCGCCGTGCTTCAGCAGCAACGTCACGATGTCCGTGTGGCCCTGCTGCGCGGCTTGGTGCAGCGGGGTGTAGCCCAGCTGCGGAGGAGGACAGAGGGTGCTGCTGTCAGCTCCAGCGGTCTGCTGCCCCAGAAGGGCTCCCAGACCTCAAGCTATTCTTCATGCCTGGAGCACGAGGGCTGCTCCTGCCTTGCTGGGCTGAGCAGAGCGTTCTGCAGAACCCAGGAGTTGCCCAGGATTGCAGCTGGACTACAGCAGCACCCAACCATGGAGACTGGAGGGCTCAgagcaaggtggggggggggaggttgagCCTTCCCCATCAGCCTTCAGGTGCTGCTGCCCAGGGCAGAAGGGTCCTTGGAGCACAGGCCATCTCTGTACCTTAGTCTTGGCGTTGACATCAGCCTGGTGCTGCAGCAAGAACTTCACCAGCTTGATGTTCCCGTAGTGGCTGGCCACATGCAGCGGGGTATAGCCCATCtgaaagacaagacaagacaggGTGTCAGCCTGTGCTCATCAGTTCTTCCTGCCATTCGGGCTTAGGTCTGCTGCTCCCATGGGCAAGCTCCACAGGGCACGTGTGCTGGTGCTGCCTCAGAGCCCAAGGCCAGGGTGGAGGGCACGCTGCAGCCCACGCCACATTGTGTCCAGGGGTACAGCGGTGAGCTGTGGGAGCAGACAAGAAGCATCCCTCCAGGGAGCCGAGGGGAAGAGGAACGAGTCCCTGAGACACAGTCAGGATGGGAAGGAACGCCTGAGAGAGGGGAAGGCACttgcacagagaaaaagaagagcaagGCTGCTCTTGGAGGGAGCCCGAGACACGATTCCTCCATGTGTTTGCGCCTCAGTCAGGGTCAGCCCTCTAATTTACCCTGGTTGTTGCATCCACTGTGACTCCATGTTTCACCAGAACATCAGCAACCGGCACATGCCCCTCTTGGGCCACGAGATGGAGAGGAGTCAGGCCACTCTGCAAAAAGAGTAGGTCACAGGCACAACGGTAGTGCCAGCATTGTGGCTGCCTACCAGCAGGCAGCAGGGTCTGCTACCCTGTCTGCTAACCCCTGCCAGGGTGTCCGCCTCCACCCTGGCAGAGAAgtgccaggctggcttaccttgTTGCCAAGGTTGCCATTGGCTTGTTTGGAGAAGAGCAGTGCCACCATGTCCGCATGCCCCTCCTGGGAAGCCAGGTGCAGGGGGGTGACTCCCTGCACGGACTCTGCATTTGCAGAAGCCCCGTATTGCAGCAAGCTGCTGGCCACCTCCATCTGGTTCTGCTTGGCGGCAATGTGCAGGGGGGTGTACCCGTTCTGCAAGGAGAGGAGCCATTGCACAGTGCTCAGCCCCCACAGGGCAGACCAGCAGGGACGGAAGGTGCCACCCTCCCTCTCCAGGCCACGTCTGCCCTTCCTAGTCGCCACCAGAGCCGACGCTCCAGGGCGGAAGGCAGGCTTACACCCAAACCGCCTCCCCGACAGCAACTAGCCCTGATGCTGAGGGAAAATCCTGTTCTTCCAGCCAGGTCAGTGCAAGGATTTCAAAGATCACCTGCTTCAGTCCTGACGGGTATCAGCTGTTCCGGGGTTTCTGCTCACATGAATTTCTACAGCAGCTTTTGGCCACTTGGAGCCATGAGAGGCCGGGGCAGAGAGACCTCTGCTAGGAAATGCCTGGCTGAGGTGTGGAGCAAGGCTGGCAACATACAGGGTAGTACTCGGGCACAGACCGCAGGGCCTTGAGCACTGCCTTCGCTGCGACACTGCAGGAGCACAGCGCCTGGCAGGCACCCTGCGCCCGCGATGACGTGCAGGCTGTCAGTGACGCAGACCAAAGGGGATCAGCATGCAGACCGGCTGCTCCCCTGATGCCTGCCCAGCAGGTCTGCTGGCAGCCAgcgcagggaggagaggggagtgCCATATGGGGAGGGCCGGCACCGGCGGGCATTTGCCTGTTCAGAGAACGCAGCTTCTACAAATGCAGTCACCGAGGCTGCTGGACTGCTCGTCAGGGCGATGCGCTGCCTGAGCTTGGGGACTCTCATGAGATGGTGGGTTTTATGTCTTGCTGCTTCCAGCTGCATGCAAATGTCCACGTGCAGTTTCCCAGACTGTCAGACAGCAGGGCGACTCAGCAGGGCTTGCCATGGAAACGGCATCCCCGAGCAACAGCCGCTACCTTTCCAGTAGGGCAGATCCCCGACACAGGACGATCTGTCCTGCCTGCACAGGGTAATCACTCGACACCCCTGCCGGCCCCACAGGCTGGTGCAAGGGAGGaagcaggcaggagcagcaggcGCAGAGAGCTGCTGGCGGGTGACCGGTCCCTCGCACACGctccagcagcaggagctgccagacGGCACATCAGGATCGATGGGTGGTGCAGGGCACGGCACAGCTGGCCCCAGGCTGGACTGTTCTGGACACGCGGCTCAACCCCACACCCCCAGGAACGCCCAGTTCAGCCTTACCCAGGCCGAGCTGTGCGGAGAACTCCCCTTGGGAAGCAGCAGCTTGACGATCTCCAGGTTGTTGTGGTGCACAGCCACATGCAGTGGGGTCAAGCCATTCTGAGGAGGGGGA from the Dromaius novaehollandiae isolate bDroNov1 chromosome 26, bDroNov1.hap1, whole genome shotgun sequence genome contains:
- the ANK1 gene encoding ankyrin-1 isoform X3, whose translation is MAQAAKQLKKIKDIEAQALQEQKEKEESNRKRRNRSRDRKKKADAATSFLRAARSGNLDKALDHLRNGVDINTCNQNGLNALHLASKEGHVKMVAELLHKEIILEMTTKKGNTALHIAALAGQEDVVRELVNYGANVNAQSQKGFTPLYMAAQENHLEVVKFLLENGANQNVATEDGFTPLAVALQQGHENVVAHLINYGTKGKVRLPALHIAARNDDTRTAAVLLQNDPNADVLSKTGFTPLHIAAHYENLNVAQLLLNRGASVNFTPQNGITPLHIASRRGNIIMVRLLLDRGAQIETRTKDELTPLHCAARNGHVRIAEILLDHGAPIQAKTKNGLSPIHMAAQGDHLDCVRLLLQYNAEIDDITLDHLTPLHVAAHCGHHRVAKLLLEKGAKPNSRALNGFTPLHIACKKNHIRVMELLLKMGASIDAVTESGLTPLHVAAFMGHLSIVKTLLQRGASPNVSNVKVETPLHMAARAGHTDVAKYLLQNKAKVNAKAKDDQTPLHCAARIGHTSMVKLLLEDGANPNLATTAGHTPLHITSREGHVDTALALLEKGASQTCMTKKGFTPLHVAAKYGKVDVAELLLARDAHPNAAGKNGLTPLHVAVHHNNLEIVKLLLPKGSSPHSSAWNGYTPLHIAAKQNQMEVASSLLQYGASANAESVQGVTPLHLASQEGHADMVALLFSKQANGNLGNKSGLTPLHLVAQEGHVPVADVLVKHGVTVDATTRMGYTPLHVASHYGNIKLVKFLLQHQADVNAKTKLGYTPLHQAAQQGHTDIVTLLLKHGASPNEISTNGTTPLAIAKRLGYISVTDVLKIVTEETSILPVSEKHRMSFPETVDEILDVSEDEGTAHVTVMEEELIAPTPKTLDAGDQEGKREVLEFVTETTLEQIVESPAVLQIPHVPPETVVTRAEEPEQVGAIEAEAEQVSVLHAPSVPPQEPSKEFDEDSLIPSSPATETSDNISPVASPVHTGFLVSFMVDARGGSMRGSRHNGLRVVIPPRACAAPTRITCRLVKPQKLPAPPPLAEEEGLASRIIALGPAGAQFLSPVIVEIPHFASHGRGDRELVVLRSENGSVWKEHRSRCEESCLEQLLNGMDEELDSQEELEKRRICRIVTTDFPLYFVIMSRVCQDCDLIGPEGGCLKSTLVPMVQATFPETAVTKRVKLALQAQPVPDELVTKLLGNQATFSPIVTVEPRRRKFHRPIGLRIPLPPSWKDSPRDSGEGDTTSLRLLCSVIGGTAQAQWEDITGTTKLVYANECANFTTNVSARFWLADCPRTAEAVHFATTLYKELTAVPYMAKFVVFAKMNDVREGRLRCYCMTDDKVDKTLEQHENFTEVARSRDIEVVEGMPLHVELSGNLVPVKKAAQPRTFLFQSFRENRLAIPIKVRDSSREASGSLSFLRKAMKYEDLQHVLCHLNISVPPCTKGGGSEERRRTLTPLALRERYSILSESSLGSLSSTDRADQKIVDIAEQLGLSWAELARELQFGVDDINRIRVENPNSLLEQSMALLNLWVSREGKDAKVESLYTALRNIDRGDIVSMLEASGRQSRSLKGSWRYTDRDYALSPSQMNGYASLQDELLSPASLHYTLPSPLRADQYWNEVAIMDAIPMAATEQDALMEMSDMQVWSSGLTPSLVTAEDSSLECSKAEDSDATSEGRFPGQLLADAHGPDHLGSMDLVEDDTVDSDAMNGLIDLLEQEEGQRPEGKMPASDHQLRMAGQQDPESEVSFVSVQQKVQARITASPTVSHVAEKSADRLRDWNAEGSFISCLQDLAAGSWQEGVTQRLRLTHATASGAQGQEQEQVLVPAVEPMRTSSAEDSDWQPWHSAGQAFGRWQETDSSFFVQMRGNEVLTLPGEQVTEEQFTDDQGNIVTKKVIRKVVRQLGPGDAGSRREHEELLLEGLLQQPRELEAEADHFMDYTSLHRDGLGAKDLTSTPNH
- the ANK1 gene encoding ankyrin-1 isoform X1; the encoded protein is MAQAAKQLKKIKDIEAQALQEQKEKEESNRKRRNRSRDRKKKADAATSFLRAARSGNLDKALDHLRNGVDINTCNQNGLNALHLASKEGHVKMVAELLHKEIILEMTTKKGNTALHIAALAGQEDVVRELVNYGANVNAQSQKGFTPLYMAAQENHLEVVKFLLENGANQNVATEDGFTPLAVALQQGHENVVAHLINYGTKGKVRLPALHIAARNDDTRTAAVLLQNDPNADVLSKTGFTPLHIAAHYENLNVAQLLLNRGASVNFTPQNGITPLHIASRRGNIIMVRLLLDRGAQIETRTKDELTPLHCAARNGHVRIAEILLDHGAPIQAKTKNGLSPIHMAAQGDHLDCVRLLLQYNAEIDDITLDHLTPLHVAAHCGHHRVAKLLLEKGAKPNSRALNGFTPLHIACKKNHIRVMELLLKMGASIDAVTESGLTPLHVAAFMGHLSIVKTLLQRGASPNVSNVKVETPLHMAARAGHTDVAKYLLQNKAKVNAKAKDDQTPLHCAARIGHTSMVKLLLEDGANPNLATTAGHTPLHITSREGHVDTALALLEKGASQTCMTKKGFTPLHVAAKYGKVDVAELLLARDAHPNAAGKNGLTPLHVAVHHNNLEIVKLLLPKGSSPHSSAWNGYTPLHIAAKQNQMEVASSLLQYGASANAESVQGVTPLHLASQEGHADMVALLFSKQANGNLGNKSGLTPLHLVAQEGHVPVADVLVKHGVTVDATTRMGYTPLHVASHYGNIKLVKFLLQHQADVNAKTKLGYTPLHQAAQQGHTDIVTLLLKHGASPNEISTNGTTPLAIAKRLGYISVTDVLKIVTEETSILPVSEKHRMSFPETVDEILDVSEDEGTAHVTVMEEELIAPTPKTLDAGDQEGKREVLEFVTETTLEQIVESPAVLQIPHVPPETVVTRAEEPEQVGAIEAEAEQVSVLHAPSVPPQEPSKEFDEDSLIPSSPATETSDNISPVASPVHTGFLVSFMVDARGGSMRGSRHNGLRVVIPPRACAAPTRITCRLVKPQKLPAPPPLAEEEGLASRIIALGPAGAQFLSPVIVEIPHFASHGRGDRELVVLRSENGSVWKEHRSRCEESCLEQLLNGMDEELDSQEELEKRRICRIVTTDFPLYFVIMSRVCQDCDLIGPEGGCLKSTLVPMVQATFPETAVTKRVKLALQAQPVPDELVTKLLGNQATFSPIVTVEPRRRKFHRPIGLRIPLPPSWKDSPRDSGEGDTTSLRLLCSVIGGTAQAQWEDITGTTKLVYANECANFTTNVSARFWLADCPRTAEAVHFATTLYKELTAVPYMAKFVVFAKMNDVREGRLRCYCMTDDKVDKTLEQHENFTEVARSRDIEVVEGMPLHVELSGNLVPVKKAAQPRTFLFQSFRENRLAIPIKVRDSSREASGSLSFLRKAMKYEDLQHVLCHLNISVPPCTKGGGSEERRRTLTPLALRERYSILSESSLGSLSSTDRADQKIVDIAEQLGLSWAACMHAVRASSSDRLAVQVPALLLTCEHTLALKGAYLQLCMQCKACTRMPGWGFALSELARELQFGVDDINRIRVENPNSLLEQSMALLNLWVSREGKDAKVESLYTALRNIDRGDIVSMLEASGRQSRSLKGSWRYTDRDYALSPSQMNGYASLQDELLSPASLHYTLPSPLRADQYWNEVAIMDAIPMAATEQDALMEMSDMQVWSSGLTPSLVTAEDSSLECSKAEDSDATSEGRFPGQLLADAHGPDHLGSMDLVEDDTVDSDAMNGLIDLLEQEEGQRPEGKMPASDHQLRMAGQQDPESEVSFVSVQQKVQARITASPTVSHVAEKSADRLRDWNAEGSFISCLQDLAAGSWQEGVTQRLRLTHATASGAQGQEQEQVLVPAVEPMRTSSAEDSDWQPWHSAGQAFGRWQETDSSFFVQMRGNEVLTLPGEQVTEEQFTDDQGNIVTKKVIRKVVRQLGPGDAGSRREHEELLLEGLLQQPRELEAEADHFMDYTSLHRDGLGAKDLTSTPNH